A genomic region of Limnohabitans curvus contains the following coding sequences:
- a CDS encoding DUF6691 family protein, protein MQRVIEFVLGLTFGLGLLISGMTDPGKVQGFLDLAGAWDPSLAFVMGGGVMVGLVGFGLAKKKTISFSGAPFHWPEMTPIDRPLVLGSLMFGMGWGLAGFCPGPALVAMASGNDKALVFVLAMLVGMALFDRFKKRDN, encoded by the coding sequence ATGCAACGCGTGATTGAATTTGTACTGGGCCTCACCTTTGGCCTTGGCTTGTTAATTTCAGGCATGACCGACCCTGGCAAAGTGCAAGGCTTTCTAGACCTAGCGGGTGCATGGGATCCATCGCTGGCCTTTGTGATGGGCGGCGGCGTGATGGTGGGTTTAGTGGGATTTGGCTTGGCTAAGAAAAAAACCATCAGCTTCTCGGGTGCCCCCTTTCATTGGCCAGAAATGACGCCGATTGACCGCCCCTTGGTGCTGGGCAGTTTGATGTTTGGCATGGGCTGGGGCTTGGCTGGTTTTTGCCCAGGTCCTGCGCTGGTGGCCATGGCCTCTGGCAACGACAAAGCCTTGGTGTTTGTGCTGGCCATGTTGGTGGGTATGGCGCTGTTTGATCGTTTCAAAAAAAGAGACAATTGA
- a CDS encoding YgaP family membrane protein: MTVERYIRIVAGLFIMVSLALGVEESPLFVSRWALAFTAFVGLNLFQFGFTNFCPMAIILRKLGAKDGNAACCVAE; the protein is encoded by the coding sequence ATGACTGTCGAACGTTACATCCGCATCGTTGCGGGCTTGTTCATCATGGTGTCACTGGCTTTGGGCGTAGAAGAAAGCCCCCTGTTTGTGAGCCGTTGGGCCTTGGCTTTCACAGCCTTTGTTGGGCTGAACTTGTTTCAGTTTGGTTTCACCAACTTTTGCCCCATGGCCATCATCTTGCGCAAGCTTGGCGCCAAAGATGGCAACGCAGCATGCTGCGTTGCTGAATAA
- a CDS encoding thioredoxin domain-containing protein, with protein sequence MSETPPRLLVACFCAAWCRTCDDYVQVMDALKLQYAKPVEFAWVDIEDQAEVLDNVDVENFPTLLISDAQQVYFWGTVLPHAATASQLIDRVLSGDIRVTNAPDILQLDHRLRSSLFS encoded by the coding sequence ATGTCCGAAACACCCCCTCGTTTGCTCGTTGCTTGCTTCTGTGCCGCCTGGTGTCGAACCTGTGATGACTATGTCCAGGTGATGGATGCCCTCAAGCTGCAATACGCAAAGCCAGTCGAATTCGCTTGGGTCGACATCGAAGATCAGGCCGAGGTGTTGGACAACGTCGATGTGGAGAACTTTCCCACGCTGTTGATTTCAGATGCGCAACAGGTGTACTTCTGGGGCACGGTGTTGCCGCACGCAGCCACCGCCTCTCAGTTGATTGACCGTGTTTTGTCTGGCGACATTCGGGTGACAAATGCACCTGATATTCTTCAACTCGATCATCGTTTGCGATCTTCTCTTTTTTCTTAG
- a CDS encoding MBL fold metallo-hydrolase has product MPTALNPIVHGIFDAATWTVTYVVYEKEGSACAIIDSVLDYDPKSGRTSTQSADQVIAFVREKNLQVQWILETHAHADHLTAAPYLKAQLGGQTAIGDHITAVQRVFKGVFNLEANFKEDGTQFDHLLQMDETFAIGNLSAKALYVPGHTPACVAYQVGDAVFVGDTLFMPDVGSARCDFPGGCAKTLYASARKILSLPDSTRLFMCHDYPPENRAVRFETTVAEQRAHNIHLHDGIVEAEFVRMRTARDATLAMPVLILPAVQINIRAGEFPPKDDNGVSYLKIPLNAL; this is encoded by the coding sequence ATGCCCACGGCTTTGAACCCCATCGTCCACGGCATCTTTGATGCCGCCACTTGGACCGTGACCTATGTGGTGTACGAGAAAGAGGGCAGTGCTTGCGCCATCATTGACTCGGTGCTCGACTACGACCCCAAGTCAGGCCGCACCAGTACCCAATCGGCAGACCAAGTCATTGCGTTTGTACGCGAGAAAAATCTGCAAGTGCAATGGATATTAGAAACGCATGCCCATGCAGATCACCTCACTGCTGCTCCTTATCTGAAAGCTCAGTTGGGTGGACAAACGGCCATTGGTGACCACATCACTGCTGTACAACGTGTGTTCAAAGGCGTCTTCAATTTAGAGGCCAACTTCAAAGAAGACGGCACACAGTTTGACCATCTGCTGCAAATGGATGAAACATTTGCCATTGGCAACTTGAGCGCCAAAGCCTTGTACGTACCCGGGCACACACCTGCGTGCGTGGCCTACCAAGTGGGTGATGCGGTATTTGTTGGCGACACCTTGTTCATGCCCGATGTGGGCTCGGCCCGTTGCGACTTCCCGGGTGGATGCGCCAAAACGCTGTACGCCTCTGCACGCAAAATTCTGAGCTTGCCAGACAGCACGCGCTTGTTCATGTGCCACGACTACCCGCCTGAAAATCGTGCCGTGCGGTTTGAAACCACGGTCGCCGAACAGCGTGCGCACAACATCCATTTGCACGACGGCATTGTCGAGGCTGAGTTTGTACGCATGCGCACCGCACGCGATGCCACTTTGGCCATGCCTGTGCTGATCTTGCCTGCGGTGCAAATCAACATCCGTGCGGGTGAGTTTCCACCCAAAGACGACAACGGTGTGTCCTACCTCAAAATTCCTTTGAATGCGCTTTGA
- a CDS encoding YeeE/YedE family protein has protein sequence MRIDWLHFTPGSSLLGGILLGIAAGVLFLNSGRILGITGILEGLFKPTRVDSPWRLTFLLGLFASPLVAKLMLPADLLHAPRIDANWAMVIVAGLLVGFGTRWGAGCTSGHGICGLSRLSVRSLVATLSFMGTGFITVFVIRHLL, from the coding sequence ATGCGCATCGACTGGCTTCATTTCACACCTGGATCGTCCCTGTTGGGCGGCATTCTGCTTGGCATTGCGGCTGGCGTCTTGTTTTTGAACAGCGGGCGCATCTTGGGCATCACCGGCATCTTGGAAGGCTTGTTCAAGCCCACGCGAGTAGATTCGCCATGGCGTTTGACTTTTTTACTCGGCTTGTTTGCATCACCTTTGGTTGCCAAGCTTATGTTGCCTGCCGATCTCCTGCATGCGCCACGCATCGATGCCAACTGGGCCATGGTGATCGTGGCCGGTCTGTTGGTAGGGTTTGGTACGCGTTGGGGCGCGGGCTGCACCAGCGGTCATGGCATTTGCGGCTTGAGCCGTTTGTCTGTGCGCTCATTGGTGGCGACCTTGTCTTTCATGGGCACAGGTTTCATCACTGTGTTCGTCATTCGCCATCTGCTGTAA
- the soxZ gene encoding thiosulfate oxidation carrier complex protein SoxZ, with the protein MADPMRIRAQAAGDKATIRVLMSHEMESGQRKDGTGKIIPAWHIQDVTATLNGKVVMTAEWGPAVSKNPFLQFTIKGAKAGDKVGITWKDNKGDTRSDEATVS; encoded by the coding sequence ATGGCAGATCCAATGCGCATTCGCGCCCAAGCAGCTGGCGACAAAGCAACCATCCGTGTCTTGATGAGCCACGAAATGGAGTCCGGTCAACGCAAAGACGGCACCGGAAAAATCATTCCCGCTTGGCACATCCAAGACGTGACAGCGACCCTCAACGGCAAAGTTGTGATGACAGCCGAGTGGGGCCCCGCTGTGTCTAAGAACCCGTTCTTGCAGTTCACCATCAAAGGCGCCAAAGCCGGTGACAAAGTGGGCATCACTTGGAAAGACAACAAGGGCGATACACGCTCTGACGAAGCAACCGTTTCGTGA
- a CDS encoding RBBP9/YdeN family alpha/beta hydrolase, which yields MSQTPTILIVPGWRDSGPGHWQSLWAESVVGAVRVSQDNWISPTRQAWVGRIAETIQAQDGPVVLVAHSLGCIASTHLPPAAVARIHGALLVAPADPERRAPLVDFAPVPYQTLPYRSVVVARSNDPFCPVRTAGAYARSWGSEFVRLQNAGHINIDSGFGAWPLGLALLQSLVETPLVFKTSTPAISSHSLELQTV from the coding sequence ATGTCTCAAACACCCACCATCCTCATCGTTCCCGGTTGGCGCGATTCAGGCCCCGGTCACTGGCAAAGCCTGTGGGCCGAGTCTGTGGTGGGCGCGGTGCGCGTGAGCCAAGACAACTGGATTTCTCCTACCCGCCAGGCGTGGGTGGGGCGCATTGCTGAAACCATTCAGGCCCAAGATGGCCCTGTGGTGCTGGTGGCGCACAGCTTAGGCTGCATTGCTTCTACGCACTTGCCGCCTGCGGCGGTAGCGCGCATTCATGGCGCTTTGTTGGTCGCTCCGGCTGATCCAGAGCGTCGCGCACCCTTGGTGGATTTTGCCCCTGTGCCTTACCAAACCTTGCCATACCGCAGTGTGGTGGTAGCCCGCAGCAACGACCCGTTTTGCCCCGTGCGCACTGCAGGGGCGTATGCGCGGTCATGGGGCAGCGAGTTTGTGCGTTTGCAAAACGCAGGGCACATCAACATTGATTCTGGTTTTGGTGCCTGGCCCTTGGGGCTGGCACTGTTGCAATCTTTGGTGGAAACACCTTTGGTTTTCAAGACCTCGACACCCGCAATTTCTTCTCATTCTTTGGAGCTTCAAACGGTATGA
- a CDS encoding YeeE/YedE family protein, whose amino-acid sequence MNLTNLIETFGDHSVLAMGGALIGLMFGFFAQRSKFCARAAVIECCDGTLGSRLAVWLLGFAVAILAVQAIVVVGFLKPESSRHLGAPGSISGAVVGGLMFGMGMIMTRGCASRLLILSANGNLRALLSGLVFAVTVQASISGLLAPARQWVTSLWMVEGGPDRNLLNLTTSWMGLVVGAAMGAVALWRLRVSDTESRNTWNWAGALVGLAIALGWGFTQLVASVSFEPIAVQSLSFSSPSAEWLMRTLSTATAPSFGFDAGLLPGVFIGSLVASVMFGEFKFEGFQTENKLGHYLTGAVLMGFGAVMAGGCTVGSGMSGGAIFSNTAWLTLVSIILGAGLTYKALKSINSPI is encoded by the coding sequence GTGAATCTGACCAACTTGATTGAAACCTTCGGAGACCACTCGGTCTTAGCCATGGGTGGCGCACTCATCGGTTTGATGTTTGGTTTCTTTGCTCAACGCTCCAAGTTTTGCGCACGCGCGGCTGTCATTGAATGTTGCGATGGCACGTTGGGCTCGCGTTTGGCCGTTTGGTTATTGGGTTTTGCCGTGGCCATTTTGGCGGTGCAAGCCATTGTGGTGGTGGGGTTCTTGAAACCTGAAAGCTCTCGCCATTTAGGCGCACCCGGCAGCATCTCAGGCGCGGTCGTGGGTGGCCTGATGTTTGGCATGGGCATGATCATGACGCGCGGCTGCGCCAGTCGCTTGTTGATTCTGTCCGCGAACGGTAATTTGCGCGCCCTGCTGTCAGGCTTGGTGTTTGCCGTGACGGTGCAAGCCTCAATCTCAGGCTTGTTGGCACCAGCGCGTCAGTGGGTCACTTCGTTGTGGATGGTGGAAGGCGGGCCCGATCGCAACCTGTTGAACCTCACCACCTCATGGATGGGTTTGGTTGTAGGTGCTGCAATGGGTGCCGTAGCACTTTGGCGTTTGCGCGTCAGCGATACAGAGAGCCGCAACACATGGAACTGGGCAGGTGCGTTGGTGGGCTTGGCCATTGCTTTGGGCTGGGGTTTCACACAGCTGGTGGCCAGTGTGTCGTTTGAACCCATTGCCGTACAAAGTCTGAGCTTCAGCTCACCTTCTGCCGAATGGCTGATGCGCACGCTGTCTACTGCGACGGCGCCAAGCTTTGGCTTCGACGCAGGTTTGCTACCAGGTGTGTTTATTGGATCTTTGGTGGCCAGTGTGATGTTTGGTGAATTCAAGTTTGAAGGTTTTCAAACAGAAAACAAACTGGGCCACTACCTGACAGGCGCCGTGTTGATGGGCTTTGGCGCGGTCATGGCGGGCGGTTGCACAGTGGGCTCAGGCATGAGCGGTGGTGCGATTTTCTCGAACACCGCGTGGCTCACATTGGTATCCATCATCCTCGGGGCTGGCTTGACTTACAAAGCCCTCAAGTCCATCAATAGCCCCATTTAA
- the soxB gene encoding thiosulfohydrolase SoxB produces MNLTKREFMQVMGAGSMAGLNMNAYAQADSSVAAKGLYDIPKFGQVSFLHMTDCHAQLKPIYFREPSVNLGIGSMKGQLPHLVGEHLLKTAGVRPGSAEAYGMSYLNFEVAAKRYGKVGGFAHLATLVKRLKASRPGALLLDGGDTWQGSATSLWTNGQDMVDACKLLGVDVMTGHWEFTYGMERVQEIVNKDFAGKVDFIAQNIKTQDFGDQVFKPYVMREMNGVPCAIIGQAFPYTPIANPRYMVADWAFGIQDENMQKMVDEARAKGAQVVVVLSHNGMDVDLKMASRVSGIDAIMGGHTHDGMPVATLVNNKGGKTIVTNAGSNGKFLGVLDFEVKNKKITDFRYKLLPIFSNMLPADKEMDALIHKIRAPYEAKLNESLAVTEGTLYRRGNFNGTGDQLLLDALMDVQGADMAFSPGFRWGTSLLPGQAITREWLMDMTATTYSYATVSEMTGETIKTILEDVCDNLFNPDPYYQQGGDMVRVGGLEYVCRPNEKMGNRIGEMRLKGKLIDANKKYKVAGWAPVAEEAKNQNLKPVWEVAEQWLKASGGKVSKRKLNTPKLEGVLPNPGFAAV; encoded by the coding sequence ATGAACTTAACCAAACGCGAATTCATGCAAGTCATGGGTGCTGGCTCCATGGCTGGCCTCAATATGAATGCTTATGCCCAAGCTGACAGCAGCGTGGCTGCCAAAGGTTTGTACGACATCCCGAAGTTTGGTCAAGTGTCATTTCTGCACATGACCGATTGCCACGCGCAGTTGAAACCCATCTATTTCCGCGAGCCCAGTGTCAACCTTGGCATTGGCAGCATGAAAGGCCAGTTGCCCCATTTGGTGGGCGAGCATTTGCTCAAGACGGCAGGTGTGCGCCCTGGTAGCGCCGAAGCCTATGGCATGAGTTATTTGAACTTTGAAGTGGCCGCCAAGCGCTACGGCAAAGTGGGTGGCTTCGCGCATTTGGCCACCTTGGTCAAGCGTCTCAAAGCCAGCCGTCCTGGCGCGCTGTTGCTCGACGGTGGCGATACCTGGCAAGGCTCTGCCACATCGTTGTGGACCAACGGCCAAGACATGGTCGACGCTTGTAAATTGCTGGGTGTGGACGTGATGACGGGCCACTGGGAATTCACCTACGGCATGGAGCGCGTGCAAGAAATCGTCAACAAAGACTTTGCAGGCAAAGTAGATTTCATCGCGCAAAACATCAAGACCCAAGACTTTGGCGATCAGGTGTTCAAACCCTACGTGATGCGTGAAATGAACGGCGTGCCTTGCGCCATCATTGGTCAAGCCTTTCCTTACACACCCATTGCCAATCCACGCTACATGGTGGCCGATTGGGCCTTTGGCATTCAAGACGAAAACATGCAAAAGATGGTCGACGAAGCCCGCGCCAAAGGGGCGCAGGTGGTGGTTGTGTTGTCGCACAACGGCATGGACGTGGATTTGAAAATGGCCAGCCGCGTCAGCGGCATTGACGCCATCATGGGCGGCCACACCCACGACGGCATGCCTGTGGCCACTTTGGTCAACAACAAGGGCGGCAAAACCATCGTCACAAATGCAGGCTCGAACGGCAAGTTCTTAGGTGTGCTCGACTTCGAAGTGAAGAACAAAAAGATCACCGACTTCCGCTACAAACTGCTGCCTATCTTTTCCAATATGTTGCCTGCCGACAAAGAGATGGACGCGCTCATCCACAAGATTCGCGCACCCTACGAAGCTAAGTTGAACGAATCATTGGCAGTGACCGAAGGTACGCTGTATCGTCGTGGCAACTTCAACGGCACGGGCGACCAGTTGTTGCTCGATGCGCTGATGGATGTGCAAGGCGCTGACATGGCCTTCTCACCCGGCTTCCGTTGGGGGACCTCACTCTTACCAGGTCAAGCCATCACGCGTGAATGGTTGATGGATATGACGGCCACCACCTATTCCTATGCCACGGTGTCTGAAATGACAGGTGAGACCATCAAGACCATTCTTGAAGACGTGTGCGACAACTTGTTTAACCCAGACCCTTACTACCAACAAGGTGGTGACATGGTGCGCGTGGGGGGGCTCGAATATGTGTGCCGTCCCAACGAGAAAATGGGCAACCGCATTGGTGAGATGCGCCTCAAAGGCAAGCTCATCGACGCCAACAAGAAATACAAAGTAGCGGGTTGGGCGCCCGTGGCTGAAGAAGCCAAAAACCAAAACCTCAAACCCGTGTGGGAAGTGGCCGAGCAATGGCTCAAGGCCAGCGGCGGCAAAGTGTCTAAGCGCAAGCTCAACACGCCCAAGCTTGAAGGTGTGCTGCCCAACCCCGGCTTTGCAGCTGTTTGA
- the soxX gene encoding sulfur oxidation c-type cytochrome SoxX has protein sequence MNRKYQIALSVAAVALLTACAAPMPSSADLDKLTQDILGRSFRAQGQAKLDRLSPDEDNRLCAESDRTGVALDAKVSAEIEARNMKTIKAPADGKYLGDFKEGEKIAQSGAGKTWTDAEGSVNGGNCYNCHQISKTELSYGTLGPSLYNYGKMRGVTNPNSAESKPIVEYTWGKIQNARAYNACSNMPRFAHKGILTEVQIKHVMALLLDPASPVNK, from the coding sequence ATGAACCGCAAATATCAAATCGCCTTGAGCGTAGCCGCTGTGGCCTTGCTGACGGCATGTGCTGCACCGATGCCTTCGAGCGCTGACCTCGACAAACTCACCCAAGACATTTTGGGGCGTTCTTTCCGTGCCCAAGGTCAAGCCAAGCTGGACCGTTTGAGCCCTGACGAAGATAACCGCTTGTGTGCGGAGTCTGATCGCACGGGCGTGGCATTGGATGCCAAAGTCAGCGCCGAAATCGAAGCACGCAACATGAAAACCATCAAGGCCCCAGCCGATGGCAAGTATTTGGGTGACTTCAAAGAAGGCGAAAAAATCGCACAAAGCGGCGCTGGCAAAACATGGACCGATGCCGAAGGCTCGGTCAATGGCGGCAACTGCTACAACTGCCACCAAATCAGCAAGACCGAGTTGTCTTATGGCACCTTGGGTCCAAGCTTGTACAACTACGGCAAGATGCGCGGCGTGACCAACCCCAACAGCGCAGAGTCAAAGCCCATCGTGGAATACACCTGGGGCAAGATTCAAAATGCACGTGCTTACAACGCTTGTTCCAACATGCCGCGCTTTGCGCATAAAGGCATCTTGACCGAAGTGCAAATCAAACACGTGATGGCGTTGTTGCTCGACCCAGCGTCGCCAGTCAACAAGTAA
- a CDS encoding malonic semialdehyde reductase, producing the protein MSFNVLNDAALNQLFRDARTVHAFKDTPVSDAVIHQLYDLLKWCPTAFNAQPARYVFLKTAEAKAKLIPALMPGNVPQVQSAAVTVIVAQDTRFHEHLPTQFPGYDAKPLFDANPAMTEATAARNSSMQGAYLILAARALGLDSGAMSGFNPQAVNEAFFADGRFKANFLINLGVADPAGVHPRGPRLAFDEAAQIL; encoded by the coding sequence ATGTCATTCAACGTTCTCAACGACGCCGCGCTTAACCAATTGTTTCGTGATGCACGCACGGTTCATGCTTTCAAAGACACACCTGTGTCAGATGCCGTGATTCACCAGTTGTACGACTTGCTCAAGTGGTGTCCTACTGCGTTCAACGCGCAGCCTGCACGCTACGTATTTTTGAAAACTGCTGAAGCCAAAGCCAAACTCATTCCTGCGTTGATGCCCGGCAACGTGCCCCAAGTGCAAAGCGCTGCTGTGACTGTGATCGTCGCCCAAGACACACGCTTTCACGAGCACCTGCCTACCCAATTTCCTGGCTACGACGCCAAACCTCTGTTTGATGCCAACCCCGCCATGACGGAAGCCACGGCCGCACGCAACAGCAGCATGCAAGGCGCTTACCTGATCTTGGCGGCACGTGCTTTGGGTTTGGACAGTGGCGCCATGTCTGGCTTTAACCCACAAGCGGTGAACGAGGCCTTCTTCGCCGATGGCCGTTTCAAAGCCAACTTCCTCATCAACCTCGGCGTGGCTGACCCTGCTGGCGTGCACCCACGTGGTCCGCGCTTGGCTTTCGACGAAGCGGCTCAAATTCTGTAA
- a CDS encoding sulfate ABC transporter substrate-binding protein, translated as MIQRKHFLKTLVATALVAVSGLAAAQTSPVTLLNVSYDPTRELYAEFNTAFAKHWKAQTGQDVTIKQSHGGSGKQARSVIDGIDADVVTLALAGDVDALYKNAALIPQDWQKRLPHNSAPYTSTIVLVVRQGNPKGIKDWDDLVKPGISVITPNPKTSGGARWNYLAAWEFAKRKYGGEAKAKEFVAALYKNVPVLDTGARGSSVTFAQRNQGDVFISWENEAHLLEKEFGSKVDIVYPSISILAEPPVAVVDKNVERKGTRKVAEAYLNYLYTDEGQDIAGKNFYRPISAKAQAKYVKQLPKLPLFTIDQAFGGWAKADKDHFADGASFDQIYLKK; from the coding sequence ATGATTCAACGCAAACATTTTCTGAAAACTCTGGTGGCCACAGCCTTGGTGGCTGTGAGCGGTTTGGCTGCGGCACAAACCTCACCCGTCACCTTGCTCAACGTGTCGTATGACCCGACCCGTGAGCTGTACGCCGAGTTCAACACCGCCTTTGCCAAACATTGGAAAGCTCAAACCGGCCAAGATGTGACCATCAAACAGTCGCATGGTGGTTCTGGCAAACAAGCGCGTTCGGTCATCGATGGCATTGATGCCGATGTGGTCACGCTGGCTTTGGCGGGTGATGTGGATGCCCTCTACAAAAATGCGGCGCTGATCCCCCAAGACTGGCAAAAGCGTTTGCCTCACAACTCAGCGCCTTACACCTCGACCATTGTGTTGGTGGTGCGCCAAGGTAACCCCAAGGGCATCAAAGACTGGGACGATTTGGTCAAGCCAGGCATCAGCGTCATCACACCCAACCCCAAAACATCAGGCGGCGCGCGCTGGAACTACTTGGCCGCGTGGGAGTTTGCTAAACGCAAATACGGCGGTGAAGCGAAAGCCAAAGAGTTTGTGGCCGCCCTCTACAAAAACGTGCCCGTGCTCGACACCGGTGCACGCGGCTCATCGGTGACGTTTGCACAACGCAACCAAGGCGATGTGTTCATCTCTTGGGAAAACGAAGCGCACTTGTTAGAGAAAGAGTTTGGCAGCAAGGTCGACATCGTCTATCCCTCCATCAGCATCTTGGCTGAACCGCCTGTGGCGGTGGTGGACAAAAACGTCGAACGCAAAGGTACACGCAAAGTGGCAGAGGCTTATTTGAACTACCTCTACACCGACGAAGGCCAAGACATTGCGGGCAAAAACTTTTACCGCCCCATCTCAGCCAAAGCCCAAGCCAAGTATGTGAAGCAATTGCCCAAGTTGCCCTTGTTCACCATTGACCAAGCCTTTGGTGGTTGGGCCAAAGCCGACAAAGACCACTTTGCCGACGGCGCGAGCTTCGACCAAATCTATTTGAAGAAGTAA
- the soxA gene encoding sulfur oxidation c-type cytochrome SoxA, translating into MKKIALASRCIGLSAAVGLIGLSTAAFAQKSSTDSIAEYRAMLQDGNPAELFEAKGEDLWKQKRGPKNVSLEKCDLGKGAGVVKGAWVELPRYFSDTGRVQDLESRLVTCMQELQGFNGEEIAKTPFGRGEQSNVTALATWIAGESKGMKFNLSQSHVEERKMYEVGQRLFFMRGGSHDFACATCHSQDDKRIRLQDLPNLTKNPGAGNGFGAWPAYRVSNGQMWGAQLRLNDCYRQQRFPYPLFGSDATIALGVYMGVNGKGGEAIAPAIKR; encoded by the coding sequence ATGAAAAAAATAGCACTAGCGTCTAGGTGCATCGGCTTATCAGCCGCTGTGGGGCTCATCGGTTTGTCAACCGCTGCGTTCGCCCAAAAGTCGTCAACTGACAGCATCGCGGAATACCGTGCCATGCTGCAAGACGGCAATCCTGCCGAGTTATTTGAAGCCAAAGGTGAAGACCTGTGGAAGCAAAAACGTGGCCCGAAAAACGTATCGCTTGAAAAATGCGATTTGGGCAAAGGCGCAGGCGTGGTCAAAGGCGCGTGGGTTGAACTGCCCCGTTACTTCTCAGACACTGGACGTGTGCAAGACCTCGAATCACGTTTGGTGACGTGCATGCAAGAGTTGCAAGGCTTCAACGGCGAAGAAATCGCCAAGACACCTTTTGGCCGAGGCGAGCAAAGCAATGTCACCGCATTGGCGACTTGGATTGCTGGCGAGTCCAAAGGCATGAAATTCAACCTCTCGCAAAGCCATGTAGAAGAACGCAAGATGTACGAAGTGGGCCAACGCCTGTTCTTCATGCGCGGCGGCTCACACGACTTTGCCTGTGCCACTTGCCACAGCCAAGACGACAAGCGCATCCGTTTGCAAGATTTGCCTAATCTGACCAAGAACCCCGGTGCTGGCAACGGCTTTGGTGCTTGGCCTGCTTATCGCGTGTCGAACGGGCAAATGTGGGGCGCTCAGTTGCGCTTGAACGATTGCTACCGTCAACAACGTTTCCCTTACCCCTTGTTTGGCAGTGATGCCACCATCGCCTTGGGCGTGTACATGGGTGTGAATGGCAAAGGTGGTGAAGCCATCGCGCCTGCGATCAAACGATAA
- the soxY gene encoding thiosulfate oxidation carrier protein SoxY, translated as MQTRRETLKHSAAVAGLLASTGLFPQYAQAFDKAAFDAKSVAEAVKAMGGSAPVESKDVTITGPDIAENGAVVPLGVSTSLGNVKRMLLLVEKNPSALIAMFNVTPEVEANFATRSKMGQSSDVYAVAITNDGKAFFAKKEVKVTLGGCGG; from the coding sequence ATGCAAACTCGTCGCGAGACCCTTAAGCACAGCGCCGCTGTGGCAGGCCTCTTGGCCTCTACTGGCCTGTTTCCTCAATACGCGCAAGCGTTTGACAAAGCTGCGTTTGACGCCAAGAGCGTGGCCGAAGCCGTCAAAGCCATGGGCGGTTCAGCCCCCGTGGAAAGCAAAGATGTCACCATCACTGGACCCGATATTGCCGAAAACGGTGCGGTCGTGCCACTGGGTGTGAGCACCAGCTTGGGCAACGTCAAGCGCATGTTGTTGTTGGTTGAGAAAAACCCATCCGCTTTGATTGCCATGTTCAACGTGACCCCCGAAGTCGAAGCCAACTTTGCGACACGTTCCAAGATGGGCCAATCATCTGATGTGTATGCGGTGGCCATCACAAATGACGGCAAAGCTTTCTTCGCCAAGAAGGAAGTCAAAGTGACACTCGGCGGCTGCGGCGGCTAA